TGTGGTGTCTTTGATAGTTTTAATGGTAATACCAGCCATTATGGAAATCAAGAGCTGATCTCCGGTTACTAATTTATTTATTTTTCTAAATAAATCTTCTGCATGATAGGGTTTTACAGCGATAAAAATAATATCTGCCTGTGGTACACAGTCTTCTAAATTACGATAGGCATCAAAATCTGACATTTGATCTACTTCATCTAGTTTTTCTTCAGAAGTGTCAAGAACCATAATGTTCTCCTTTTTTAAGAGTTTAGATTTTGACATGCCTTTTGCGTAGGTAAGACCCATGTTTCCGGCTCCTATTACAAGTACTTTCATTCTTTATTTTTTATGTGGATTGATGGATACTATAATGTTATTAAATAAAGAGCATGCAGTCTTCACAGCTTTTTACCTCACCATAATAGGTCTCTCTATATTTGTGTAAGGTCTTTACGGGAAAGCCTAAAAAGTACTTTTTAATATAGGTTACTTTAGTTTGTAAACTCCCCATTTTTGTAGTGTGTCTTTGTTCTGTTTTTGTTTCTCTTTTAATGTGTATTAACTTCATAAAATTGTAATGATTAAGGGTAGAGTATAGCATAAACTAAGAGGATTCCTAAAATAGAATGTTAAGATTTTGTTAGTGCTTCTGTAGTGGTTACGCGAGGCTTTTTAGCAGCTTACATAAATTTACAATACGTAGGTATGGCATATATATTAGTGTTGTTAGTTGCCTTTTAACCACGACTCACATCTATTACAGAATTGTCGCTTTAAATTTGCATCATATGCGCTATAGCAACTATCTTTAAATAGATTTTAAAATAACACCTATGAAATTTGATAATATACTGGTAAATCATCAGGAAGATATAGCGACGGTGACTATTAACCGTCCGAATAAATTAAACGCCCTAAACCGTGATACTATTCAAGAATTGCATGATGCATTTAAAGCGTTAAATAAAGACAAGAACGTTAAGGTAATTATTGTAACGGGTAGTGGCGAAAAGGCATTCGTAGCTGGTGCAGATATTGCAGAATTTTCTGATTTTTCTGAAAAGGAAGGTGCTAAGCTCTCGGCAAAAGGTCAAAAATTATTGTTTGACTATGTAGAGAATTTAGCAACCCCTGTGATTGCTGCTGTAAATGGTTTTGCATTGGGTGGCGGATTAGAACTTGCAATGGCTTGCCATTTTAGAGTGGCTAGTGATAATGCTAAAATGGGACTTCCAGAAGTATCTCTTGGAGTTATTCCTGGTTATGGAGGTACGCAACGTTTACCGCAATTGGTAGGAAAAGGGCGTGCTAATGAAATGATTATGACTGCAGGAATGATAGATGCCCAAAAGGCACTTGCTTATGGTTTGGT
This genomic stretch from Cellulophaga algicola DSM 14237 harbors:
- a CDS encoding enoyl-CoA hydratase/isomerase family protein, coding for MKFDNILVNHQEDIATVTINRPNKLNALNRDTIQELHDAFKALNKDKNVKVIIVTGSGEKAFVAGADIAEFSDFSEKEGAKLSAKGQKLLFDYVENLATPVIAAVNGFALGGGLELAMACHFRVASDNAKMGLPEVSLGVIPGYGGTQRLPQLVGKGRANEMIMTAGMIDAQKALAYGLVNYVVTPEELLPLCNKLAGKITNNSSVAIAYAIKAVNAGFSTDTDGFEKEIKAFGECFGTDDFKEGTTAFLEKRKANFE